In Castor canadensis chromosome 11, mCasCan1.hap1v2, whole genome shotgun sequence, a single genomic region encodes these proteins:
- the LOC109680882 gene encoding olfactory receptor-like protein DTMT translates to MTERNQTITLEFLLLGLPILPEHQDLFCVLFLAMYLTTILGNLLIIVLILLDSHFHTPMYFFLSNLSLSDLCLSSVTIPKLLQNMQSQVSSIPYAGCLIQMYFFLFFADLENFLLVAMAYDRYVAICCPLHYSSIMSPKLCVCLVMLSWVLTTFHAMLHTVLMATLSFCENNVIPHFFCDMSTLLKLACSNTQVNELVIFIMGGLLGVIPFLLIIMPYAHIVSSILKVFSFLGIHKVFSTCGSHLSVGSVFYGTCFAIYLCPSADNSTMKENIIALMYMVVTPMLNPFIYSLRNRDMHGALRRLLCKIEIPFFL, encoded by the coding sequence ATGACAGAAAGGAACCAAACTATCACCTTAGAGTTCCTTCTTTTGGGCTTACCAATCCTGCCAGAACACCAAGACCTGTTCTGTGTCCTGTTCCTGGCCATGTATCTTACAACCATCCTGGGAAATCTCCTCATAATTGTCCTCATTCTACTGGACTCCCATTTCCACACaccaatgtatttttttctcagcaaCTTGTCCTTGTCTGACCTCTGTCTTTCCTCTGTGACCATTCCTAAACTTTTGCAAAACATGCAGAGCCAAGTGTCCTCCATCCCCTATGCAGGATGCCTGATACAAAtgtatttcttcctattttttgctGACTTAGAGAACTTTCTTCTTGTGgccatggcctatgaccgctatgtggccatctgctgCCCCTTGCACTACTCCAGCATCATGAGCCCCAAGCTCTGTGTGTGCCTGGTGATGCTCTCCTGGGTGCTGACCACATTCCATGCCATGTTGCACACAGTGCTCATGGCCACATTGTCTTTCTGTGAGAACAATGTGATCCCCCACTTTTTCTGTGACATGTCTACTCTACTGAAGCTGGCCTGCTCTAACACTCAAGTAAATGAATTGGTGATATTCATTATGGGAGGGTTGCTTGGTGTCATTCCTTTTTTACTTATCATCATGCCCTATGCACACATTGTATCATCCATCCTCAaggtcttttctttccttggcATCCACAAGGTTTTCTCCACCTGTGGCTCTCATCTGTCTGTGGGTTCAGTATTCTATGGGACATGCTTTGCTATCTACTTATGTCCATCAGCTGATAATTCTACCATGAAGGAGAATATCATAGCTCTGATGTACATGGTGGTGACTCCTATGTTGAACCCCTTCATCTATAGCCTGAGGAACAGAGACATGCATGGTGCCCTGAGAAGACTCCTTTGTAAGATTGAAATTCCCTTCTTCCTATGA